A portion of the Oreochromis niloticus isolate F11D_XX linkage group LG10, O_niloticus_UMD_NMBU, whole genome shotgun sequence genome contains these proteins:
- the LOC102078341 gene encoding potassium/sodium hyperpolarization-activated cyclic nucleotide-gated channel 2, with the protein MTVDRDQYMDPQLRERQDAAFAELEEELRLRPWHTPEYGQIFRGTRLALGGPRSCRKPPPVASPAPKLRPLQVGILCVSSDAHAPASVSPFCMPEAQPFSPPASPSRRKRRTRRHKLDNVKRLPVGSSGPAFLCTRFSSTSGESRGSAGPYSGSQAG; encoded by the exons ATGACAGTAGATCGCGACCAGTACATGGACCCTCAGCTGCGTGAGCGTCAGGATGCTGCCTTTGCCGAGCTGGAGGAGGAGCTCCGCTTGAGGCCGTGGCACACTCCTGAATACGGGCAGATTTTCCGAGGAACTCGGCTGGCTCTCGGTGGTCCCCGGAGCTGCCGAAAGCCCCCACCTGTGGCTTCACCTGCACCCAAGTTGCGGCCGCTTCAGGTGGGAATTCTCTGCGTCTCTTCAGATGCCCACGCTCCAGCCTCGGTGTCGCCATTCTGCATGCCGGAGGCTCAGCCGTTTTCTCCGCCCGCTTCCCCTTCCCGAAGGAAGCGGCGCACACGCCGCCATAAACTGGACAATGTTAAGCGACTCCCGGTG GGCAGCTCGGGCCCGGCTTTTCTCTGCACCCGTTTCAGTTCCACGAGTGGGGAAAGCAGAGGTTCAGCTGGTCCCTACTCCGGCTCCCAGGCCGGCTGA